A genomic region of Pongo pygmaeus isolate AG05252 chromosome 7, NHGRI_mPonPyg2-v2.0_pri, whole genome shotgun sequence contains the following coding sequences:
- the ZFP41 gene encoding zinc finger protein 41 homolog, whose product MEKPAGRKKKTPTPREEADVQKSALREERVSRDRKPPERPTVPRKPRTEPRLSPEDEEHIFDAFDASFKDDFEGVPVFIPFQRKKPYECSECGRIFKHKTDHIRHQRVHTGEKPFKCVQCGKAFRHSSDVTKHQRTHTGEKPFKCRECGKAFNCGSNLLKHQKTHTGEKPYECTDCGKAFAYSSCLIRHRKCHPRKKP is encoded by the coding sequence ATGGAGAAGCCTGCAGGCAGAAAAAAGAAGACGCCGACCCCGAGGGAGGAAGCAGATGTGCAGAAGAGCGCCCTCAGAGAGGAGAGGGTGTCCAGGGACAGAAAGCCACCTGAGAGGCCCACTGTGCCCAGGAAGCCCCGCACAGAGCCCCGCCTGAGTCCTGAAGACGAAGAGCACATCTTTGATGCCTTCGACGCTTCGTTTAAAGATGACTTTGAGGGGGTTCCcgtgttcattccttttcagagGAAGAAACCCTATGAGTGCAGTGAGTGTGGGCGGATCTTTAAGCACAAGACAGACCACATTCGCCATCAGAGGgtccacactggagagaagcccttCAAGTGTGTGCAGTGCGGGAAGGCCTTCCGGCACAGCTCTGATGTCACCAAACACCAGAGGACTCACACGGGAGAGAAGCCCTTCAAATGCAGGGAGTGCGGGAAAGCCTTTAACTGCGGCTCCAATCTCCTGAAACATCAGAAGACGCACACCGGGGAGAAGCCCTACGAATGCACGGACTGTGGGAAAGCCTTTGCCTACAGCTCCTGTCTCATCCGCCATCGGAAATGCCACCCTCGGAAGAAGCCCTGA